The following are encoded together in the Arcobacter aquimarinus genome:
- a CDS encoding NifU family protein gives MMPFSDEDLQLPVSTIIEKKVAPMLARDGGAIELLDIKNGRVFVQLKGACVGCSASGSTLKYVVEKELKSAIHPDLQIVNVPQGMENNLEEL, from the coding sequence ATGATGCCATTTTCTGATGAAGATTTACAATTACCTGTTAGTACCATTATTGAAAAAAAAGTAGCTCCAATGTTAGCACGTGATGGTGGAGCAATAGAACTTTTAGATATAAAAAATGGAAGAGTATTTGTACAATTAAAAGGTGCTTGTGTTGGATGTAGTGCAAGCGGAAGTACTTTAAAATATGTTGTTGAAAAAGAGTTAAAATCAGCAATTCATCCAGATTTACAAATAGTTAATGTACCACAAGGTATGGAAAACAATTTAGAGGAATTATAA
- a CDS encoding UDP-N-acetylmuramoyl-L-alanyl-D-glutamate--2,6-diaminopimelate ligase produces MQLIINNKIYTDNSNEANKDSIFVVSKQNEKYKELAIANGCEQIVEAKDLKKHLDMSSIKVIGITGTNGKTTTAAAIYSILLDLGYKVALQGTRGFFINDERVEEYSLTTPVQLGNFAHIQKAMNNGCQFFVMEVSSHAIEQKRIEGLEFALKIHTNITRDHLDYHKTIEEYIRVKNSFFEDETLKLINKDDEKVRYNIKNSFAYSLEKPSTYKVDAYSFKNGMHVMFNHFGKHYSFSSMMMGIFNVYNLMAAVAAVHITTQKPLEEICEALEGFGGVSGRMETISSNPLVIVDFAHTPDGMEEVLKSFNEKDIICVFGAGGDRDKLKRPLMGTIASKYSKHIIVTSDNPRFEDPDKIIEDILAGIKNHPSVQIEINRKEAIKKAIDMADDNCVVLVLGKGDESTQIIYDKKFHFSDKEEILKILNKDK; encoded by the coding sequence TTGCAATTAATCATAAATAATAAGATTTACACAGATAATTCAAATGAAGCAAATAAAGATTCAATTTTTGTTGTTTCTAAACAGAATGAAAAATATAAAGAATTAGCAATTGCTAATGGTTGTGAACAAATAGTTGAAGCAAAAGATTTAAAAAAACATCTTGATATGTCAAGTATAAAAGTTATTGGAATAACTGGAACTAATGGAAAAACAACAACAGCAGCAGCAATTTATTCAATTCTTTTAGATTTAGGATATAAAGTTGCACTTCAAGGTACAAGAGGATTTTTTATAAATGATGAAAGGGTTGAAGAGTATTCTTTGACAACTCCTGTTCAACTTGGAAACTTTGCTCATATTCAAAAAGCAATGAATAATGGATGTCAATTTTTTGTGATGGAAGTTAGTTCACATGCAATTGAACAAAAAAGAATAGAAGGTTTAGAGTTTGCTCTAAAAATTCATACAAATATTACAAGAGATCATTTGGATTATCATAAAACAATTGAAGAGTATATACGAGTTAAGAACTCTTTTTTTGAAGATGAAACTTTAAAACTAATCAATAAAGATGATGAGAAAGTAAGGTATAACATTAAAAATAGTTTTGCATATTCTTTGGAAAAGCCTTCAACTTATAAAGTTGATGCATACTCTTTTAAAAATGGAATGCATGTAATGTTTAATCACTTTGGAAAACACTACTCTTTTTCATCAATGATGATGGGAATTTTCAATGTTTACAATCTAATGGCGGCAGTTGCAGCAGTACATATAACTACTCAAAAACCACTTGAAGAAATTTGTGAAGCTCTTGAAGGTTTTGGAGGAGTTAGTGGAAGGATGGAAACAATTTCTTCTAATCCTTTAGTAATTGTAGATTTTGCTCATACGCCAGATGGAATGGAAGAAGTTTTAAAAAGCTTTAATGAAAAAGATATTATTTGTGTATTTGGTGCAGGTGGAGATAGAGATAAACTTAAACGTCCATTGATGGGAACAATTGCATCTAAATATTCAAAACATATTATTGTTACAAGTGATAATCCAAGATTTGAAGACCCTGATAAAATTATTGAAGATATATTAGCTGGAATAAAAAATCATCCAAGTGTTCAAATTGAAATAAATAGAAAAGAAGCTATTAAGAAAGCAATTGATATGGCTGATGATAATTGTGTTGTTTTAGTTCTTGGAAAAGGTGATGAATCAACTCAAATAATTTATGACAAAAAATTCCATTTTTCTGACAAGGAAGAGATTTTAAAAATTTTAAATAAAGATAAATAA
- a CDS encoding PAS domain-containing sensor histidine kinase, producing the protein MKYISLALKISITYFLFGLLWIYFSDNAINLLVKDLEKLQFLQTIKGWLFITFSSILIYFISYKLFTQIESKKEELLKSNELLEKIIENAPLIIFWKSNKGVYLGCNSKFLQLMNLSSKDELLGKTDTDFSILEKENFINDDMIVISSGQPKLNYLETITTKNKVLKILNTSKVPLFDDKGKIIGVLGVSEDITEQVNNQNKIKTQEELLIQQSKLATMGEMIANIAHQWRQPLSIISTLSTGMKLQKELNISNEEYEKESLDNINENAQYLSKTIDDFKNFFKKDNNKTNIYFKELFEKIFKLTQSRLKSKDIKIIQNNYAEIKFDTYESALIQVFINIINNSIDAFENIDEDKYIFIDVEEFNNKIVIKIKDTARGIKENIIDKIFDPYFTTKSEKQGTGIGLYMSKEIITKHLNGSIEASNIDFEYLNNSYSGAIFTISIPLNKDK; encoded by the coding sequence ATGAAATATATATCTTTAGCTTTAAAAATATCTATTACTTATTTTTTATTTGGACTTTTATGGATTTATTTTTCTGATAATGCAATAAATTTATTGGTAAAAGATTTAGAAAAACTACAATTTCTACAAACTATAAAGGGTTGGTTATTTATAACTTTTTCTTCAATTTTAATATATTTTATTTCATATAAACTATTTACTCAAATAGAGTCAAAAAAAGAAGAACTTTTAAAATCAAATGAACTTTTAGAGAAAATTATTGAAAATGCACCTCTTATAATCTTTTGGAAAAGCAATAAAGGTGTTTATCTTGGATGTAATAGTAAATTCTTACAATTAATGAATTTAAGTTCAAAAGATGAATTATTAGGTAAAACTGATACTGATTTTTCTATTCTTGAAAAAGAAAATTTTATAAATGATGATATGATTGTTATATCTTCTGGTCAACCTAAATTAAACTATTTAGAAACAATAACAACTAAAAATAAAGTATTAAAAATATTAAATACTTCTAAAGTACCATTGTTTGATGATAAAGGAAAAATCATTGGTGTTTTAGGAGTTAGTGAAGATATTACAGAACAAGTTAATAATCAAAATAAGATAAAAACTCAAGAAGAGTTACTTATTCAACAATCAAAACTAGCAACGATGGGTGAAATGATTGCAAATATTGCTCATCAATGGCGACAACCTTTATCTATTATTTCTACCCTTTCAACAGGAATGAAATTACAAAAGGAATTAAATATTTCAAATGAAGAATATGAAAAAGAGTCTTTAGATAATATAAATGAAAATGCTCAATATTTATCAAAAACTATTGATGATTTCAAGAATTTTTTCAAAAAAGATAATAATAAAACGAATATATATTTTAAAGAATTATTTGAAAAAATATTTAAATTAACACAATCAAGATTGAAAAGTAAAGATATTAAAATAATTCAAAACAACTATGCAGAGATAAAATTTGATACTTATGAAAGTGCATTAATACAAGTTTTTATAAATATAATAAATAATTCAATTGATGCATTTGAAAATATAGATGAAGATAAATACATTTTTATTGATGTTGAAGAATTTAATAATAAAATAGTTATAAAAATTAAAGATACAGCAAGAGGTATTAAAGAAAATATTATAGATAAAATTTTTGATCCGTATTTTACTACAAAAAGTGAAAAACAAGGAACTGGAATTGGGCTTTATATGAGTAAAGAGATAATTACAAAACATCTAAATGGGTCAATTGAAGCTTCTAATATAGATTTTGAATATTTAAATAACAGTTATAGTGGAGCTATTTTTACAATATCTATTCCATTAAATAAAGATAAATAA
- a CDS encoding VWA domain-containing protein, translating to MFNNISFEYPYFLLLILLFIICEFICKAKSPSYLIPHLHIFQQSNKKSILFTLVLKYIIIIFSIIALSSPIKINDSIILKNEGVNIILNLDTSFSMYEQDLDENYTKNRFEIVKEIVKDFITKRVNDNIGIVIFADSVLISSPLSFDKNSQKEMIDYLDIGMAGENTALIDSVASSVNILKNKEAKSNIIILLSDGEDNVSKIPLDVVIKLLNKYHIKIYSIGIGRFNTNILDLLAKESNGKSYFAYSRNDLIKIYEDINKLEKSQIEQNKIVLKDYLFFYPLFIAVLSLIIFIYLKNKE from the coding sequence ATGTTTAATAACATAAGCTTTGAATACCCATATTTTTTACTTTTAATTTTATTATTTATTATTTGTGAATTTATTTGTAAAGCAAAATCGCCTTCTTATTTGATTCCACATCTTCATATTTTTCAACAATCCAATAAAAAATCTATTTTATTTACTCTAGTATTAAAATACATAATTATTATTTTTTCTATTATTGCTCTTAGTAGTCCTATAAAAATAAATGATTCGATAATTTTAAAAAATGAAGGTGTAAATATAATACTAAATTTAGATACAAGTTTTTCAATGTATGAACAAGATTTAGATGAAAATTATACTAAAAATCGTTTTGAAATTGTAAAAGAGATAGTAAAAGACTTCATAACAAAAAGAGTAAATGATAATATAGGTATTGTTATTTTTGCAGATTCTGTACTAATTTCAAGTCCGTTAAGTTTTGATAAAAATTCGCAAAAAGAGATGATTGATTATTTAGATATTGGAATGGCTGGCGAAAATACAGCTTTGATTGACTCCGTTGCTTCAAGTGTAAATATTTTAAAAAATAAAGAAGCAAAATCAAATATAATAATTTTGCTAAGTGATGGAGAAGATAATGTAAGTAAGATTCCTTTGGATGTAGTTATAAAATTATTAAATAAATATCATATAAAAATTTATTCTATTGGAATTGGAAGATTTAATACAAATATCTTAGATTTATTAGCCAAAGAGTCAAATGGAAAATCCTATTTTGCTTACTCAAGAAATGATTTGATAAAAATATATGAAGATATAAATAAGTTAGAAAAATCTCAAATTGAACAAAATAAAATTGTTTTAAAAGATTATTTATTTTTTTACCCTTTATTTATAGCTGTTTTATCTTTAATAATATTTATTTATTTAAAAAATAAAGAATAA
- a CDS encoding DUF58 domain-containing protein, translated as MNQALKKIVIKTKKQVFSEIIGNNSTKLKGEGYDFCELKEYEYGEDVKNIDWIISAKMQKPYVKVFHAQKELNVNIVCLLNGSTYFGTDVFKQEIITEVATALGFICVKQGNPFSSFIANEKLEICTKKSKQIFNVNFMAEQLYNYNVIGKNIDYEKITKELFKFIKEKSLIFLIGDFFDIEKLDLKLLCQKHEVIVLIVRDKFEERPIELGNVSFIDPSNNKIFDSILNENSILEYEKKVLQNDHKLFNHLQNCTVKFTKIYTNENPIKKLLGVLR; from the coding sequence ATGAATCAAGCTTTAAAAAAAATAGTTATAAAAACAAAAAAACAAGTTTTTTCAGAAATTATAGGAAATAACAGCACAAAATTAAAAGGTGAAGGTTATGATTTTTGTGAGTTAAAAGAGTATGAATATGGGGAAGATGTAAAAAATATTGATTGGATAATAAGTGCAAAAATGCAAAAACCTTATGTAAAAGTTTTTCATGCACAAAAAGAATTGAATGTAAATATTGTTTGTTTATTAAATGGTTCTACTTATTTTGGAACGGATGTTTTCAAACAAGAAATTATCACTGAAGTTGCAACTGCATTGGGATTTATTTGTGTTAAACAAGGTAATCCTTTTTCTTCATTTATAGCAAACGAGAAGCTTGAAATTTGTACTAAAAAATCAAAACAAATTTTTAATGTAAATTTTATGGCCGAACAACTTTATAATTACAATGTAATTGGTAAAAATATAGATTATGAAAAAATCACAAAAGAACTTTTTAAATTTATAAAAGAGAAATCTTTAATATTTTTAATTGGAGATTTTTTTGACATCGAAAAACTTGATTTGAAACTTCTTTGCCAAAAACATGAAGTTATTGTTTTAATTGTAAGAGATAAATTTGAAGAACGACCTATTGAACTTGGAAATGTTAGTTTCATAGATCCAAGTAACAATAAAATATTTGATTCTATTTTAAATGAAAATTCTATTTTAGAGTATGAAAAAAAAGTTTTACAAAATGACCATAAGCTTTTTAATCATTTACAAAATTGTACCGTTAAATTTACAAAAATTTATACAAATGAAAATCCAATAAAAAAGCTATTAGGTGTTTTAAGATGA
- a CDS encoding AAA family ATPase: MHLQNKLNELKTEISKGVIGQEEMINSILIGLLTSGHILLEGVPGLAKTTTVKAVSQALNLDFKRIQFTPDLLPSDIIGAQIFDMKTNEFKIKKGPIFTNLLLADEINRAPAKVQSALLEVMQEKQVTIAENTFKVDSPFLVLATQNPIEQEGAYSLPEAQLDRFMFKIVVSYNTKEQEYEIAKKVTMNSFETINKVLDKETLEELKKAVKNIHIDKELEEYIIDIIDASRNPKDYALDNLVDIIHFGASPRATIDMFKAVKANAYLRGNDYVSPIDIAMVVKNVLRHRIILTYEAMAKEINVDDVIQKILEKITIP; encoded by the coding sequence TTGCATTTACAGAATAAACTAAATGAACTAAAAACAGAGATTTCAAAGGGAGTTATCGGTCAAGAAGAAATGATTAACTCTATTTTAATAGGTCTTTTAACTTCAGGTCATATTTTACTGGAAGGTGTTCCAGGCTTAGCTAAAACAACAACTGTAAAAGCAGTTTCACAAGCATTAAATTTAGATTTTAAAAGAATACAATTTACTCCTGATTTACTTCCTAGCGATATTATTGGTGCTCAAATTTTTGATATGAAAACAAATGAGTTTAAAATTAAAAAAGGTCCAATTTTCACAAATTTACTTTTAGCAGATGAAATAAATAGAGCCCCTGCGAAGGTACAATCTGCACTTCTTGAAGTTATGCAAGAAAAACAAGTAACAATTGCAGAAAATACATTTAAAGTTGATTCTCCTTTCTTAGTTCTAGCTACTCAAAATCCAATTGAACAAGAAGGAGCTTATAGTCTACCTGAAGCTCAACTTGATAGATTTATGTTTAAAATTGTTGTAAGTTATAATACAAAAGAGCAAGAGTATGAAATAGCAAAAAAAGTTACGATGAACTCTTTTGAAACAATAAATAAAGTTTTAGATAAAGAAACTTTAGAAGAATTAAAAAAAGCAGTTAAAAATATTCACATTGATAAAGAATTAGAAGAATATATCATTGATATTATTGATGCAAGTAGAAATCCAAAAGATTATGCTCTTGATAATTTAGTTGATATTATTCATTTTGGTGCAAGTCCAAGGGCTACTATTGATATGTTTAAAGCAGTAAAAGCAAACGCATATTTAAGAGGAAATGATTATGTAAGTCCCATTGATATTGCAATGGTTGTAAAAAATGTTTTAAGACATAGAATTATTTTAACTTATGAAGCCATGGCAAAAGAGATAAATGTAGATGATGTAATCCAAAAAATTTTAGAAAAGATAACAATTCCATAA